Within the Bacteroidales bacterium genome, the region GATTTTTCAGGATTAAGGCAGAAAAAACTTTGCCATGAGCAGACTATGCTTAATGAAGGCCGCCATCATGGTGTGGCCGAAGTGCTGATATATGTTGGGGAAAAACCTGCGTAAATTTATCCCTTCAGGCTGTTCAGCATCTTTGTCATCCTGTCGTGCACTTCAGTGGCCATTTTCAACAATTCCTGATTATTGGTTGCTTCCATTGAAACCAATGGGTTTATGGCAGAGACTTCTACAACTCCCTCTGAAATCTCCTGAACAATCACGTTACAGGGAAGCATGACTCCCAGTTTACTCTCACTTTGTAACGCCTGGTAGGCAAA harbors:
- a CDS encoding DUF302 domain-containing protein, which translates into the protein FAYQALQSESKLGVMLPCNVIVQEISEGVVEVSAINPLVSMEATNNQELLKMATEVHDRMTKMLNSLKG